A single region of the Erythrobacter sp. genome encodes:
- a CDS encoding VirB4 family type IV secretion/conjugal transfer ATPase, producing MVKWIGPAAWSAKEARVGDRLPYARLIDESTVLLRDGSVMSAIQVPGLLFETEDSDALNAHAATREVMLRSTLDARFVLYHHVIRRRVEVELDAEFDDPLSRHIDARWKERLAGGSLFINDQFVTLIRRPARGKTGLPERVGRFFSRRGQEELDADPKDIRTLKAAITGLVASLSSYGASVLADYTSPTGGINSEMLELLSALYNGEMRPVRRPNDDVDIGHMLPYRRASFGLDAMELRGSGAPDFSAILGLKDYPEATSPGLLDGLLRLPYEMVVTESYAPNERTTARERIDLALRRLRSVDEEAAAERTDMMNARDALGAGSVGFGDHHLTVLVRERDLPRLDDAAAACAAALADTGAIAVREDVNLEPSFWAQFPGNEDYIVRRALISSANMAGFGSFHGFALGSAANNHWGDAVTLLETTSATPFFFNFHHGDLGNFSVIGPSGSGKTVVMNFLAAQAQKFKPRTILFDKDRGAELFIRGIGGRYDRINPGEPTGFNPLALPDSAANRAFLRDWLGVLLKAEGPEEYATISAAVDAAYANDSRLRRLRHFRELLAGARRPEPGDLADRLSAWIGSSDGEGGEHAWLFDNERDALDLDARVLGFDMTALLENPRLRTPVMMYLFHRIDERLDGKPTMILIDEGWKALDDEVFAARIRDWLKTLRKRNALVGFATQSARDALESRISTALVEQTATMVFMPNSRARAEDYCDGFGLTDHELALIRSLPAHSRCFLVRQPDASVVVRLDLSGAPEVLTILSGRESAVRRLDLLREAVGDEPSAWYPALTNRAWPDGSGEVDADGQPVWQAAE from the coding sequence ATGGTGAAATGGATCGGACCCGCCGCCTGGAGCGCGAAGGAAGCGCGCGTGGGCGACCGGCTGCCCTATGCCCGCCTGATCGACGAGAGCACCGTGCTGCTGCGCGACGGCTCCGTGATGAGCGCGATCCAGGTCCCCGGCCTGCTGTTCGAGACCGAGGATTCGGACGCCTTGAACGCCCACGCCGCGACGCGCGAGGTGATGCTGCGCTCGACGCTCGATGCGCGCTTCGTGCTCTATCACCACGTCATCCGCCGCCGGGTCGAGGTCGAACTCGACGCGGAATTCGACGATCCGCTCAGCCGCCACATCGACGCGCGCTGGAAGGAGCGGCTGGCGGGCGGCTCGCTCTTCATCAACGACCAGTTCGTCACCCTCATCCGCCGGCCAGCACGCGGCAAGACGGGCCTGCCCGAACGCGTGGGCCGGTTCTTCTCGCGCCGGGGGCAGGAGGAACTGGACGCCGATCCCAAGGACATCCGCACACTCAAAGCGGCGATCACCGGCCTCGTCGCCTCGCTGTCTTCCTACGGCGCGAGCGTGCTGGCGGATTACACCTCGCCCACCGGCGGCATCAATTCGGAGATGCTGGAGCTGCTCTCCGCGCTCTACAACGGCGAGATGCGGCCCGTGCGGAGGCCCAACGACGATGTCGATATCGGCCATATGCTGCCCTATCGCCGGGCGAGCTTCGGGCTCGACGCGATGGAACTGCGCGGCTCGGGCGCGCCCGATTTCTCCGCCATCCTCGGCCTCAAGGATTACCCGGAGGCGACCTCGCCCGGCCTGCTCGACGGGCTGCTGCGCCTGCCTTACGAAATGGTCGTCACCGAAAGCTACGCGCCCAACGAACGCACCACGGCGCGCGAGCGGATCGACCTCGCGCTGAGGCGCCTGCGGTCGGTCGACGAGGAAGCCGCCGCCGAACGCACCGACATGATGAACGCGCGCGATGCGCTCGGCGCGGGATCGGTCGGCTTCGGCGACCATCACCTCACCGTGCTGGTGCGCGAGCGCGACCTGCCGCGGCTCGACGATGCCGCCGCCGCCTGTGCTGCCGCATTGGCCGACACCGGCGCGATCGCGGTGCGCGAGGACGTCAATCTCGAACCGTCCTTCTGGGCGCAGTTTCCGGGCAACGAGGACTACATCGTGCGCCGCGCGCTCATTTCCAGCGCCAACATGGCGGGCTTCGGCAGCTTCCACGGCTTCGCGCTGGGAAGCGCGGCGAACAACCACTGGGGCGATGCGGTCACCCTTCTCGAGACGACCAGCGCGACCCCGTTCTTCTTCAATTTCCACCACGGCGATCTCGGCAATTTCTCGGTCATCGGGCCGAGCGGATCGGGCAAGACCGTGGTGATGAACTTCCTCGCCGCGCAGGCGCAGAAGTTCAAACCGCGCACCATCCTGTTCGACAAGGATCGCGGCGCGGAGCTGTTCATTCGCGGGATCGGCGGGCGCTACGACCGGATCAATCCGGGCGAGCCGACCGGGTTCAACCCGCTCGCGCTCCCGGACTCGGCGGCGAACCGCGCCTTCCTGCGCGACTGGCTGGGCGTTCTGCTGAAGGCCGAGGGGCCGGAGGAATACGCCACCATCAGCGCGGCGGTGGACGCGGCCTATGCCAACGATTCGCGCCTGCGCCGCCTGCGCCACTTCCGCGAACTTCTCGCCGGCGCGCGCCGGCCCGAGCCGGGCGACCTTGCCGACCGGCTTTCGGCGTGGATCGGATCGTCCGACGGGGAAGGCGGCGAGCACGCGTGGCTGTTCGACAACGAACGCGACGCGCTCGATCTCGATGCCCGCGTGCTCGGTTTCGACATGACCGCGCTGCTGGAAAACCCGCGTCTGCGCACGCCGGTCATGATGTATCTCTTCCACCGCATCGACGAGAGGCTCGACGGCAAGCCGACGATGATCCTCATCGACGAGGGCTGGAAGGCATTGGACGACGAGGTTTTCGCCGCGCGCATCCGCGACTGGCTCAAGACGCTGCGGAAGCGCAACGCGCTGGTCGGTTTCGCGACGCAGTCGGCGCGCGATGCGCTCGAAAGCCGCATTTCCACCGCATTGGTGGAGCAGACCGCGACCATGGTCTTCATGCCCAATTCCCGCGCGCGGGCCGAGGATTACTGCGACGGCTTCGGCCTGACCGATCACGAACTCGCGCTGATCCGCTCGCTTCCTGCGCACAGCCGCTGCTTCCTCGTGCGGCAGCCCGATGCGAGCGTCGTCGTGCGCCTCGACCTGTCGGGCGCGCCCGAAGTGCTCACCATCCTGTCGGGCCGCGAAAGCGCGGTGCGGCGGCTCGACCTGCTGCGCGAGGCGGTCGGAGACGAACCGAGCGCATGGTATCCCGCGCTCACGAACCGGGCGTGGCCCGATGGATCGGGCGAAGTCGACGCCGACGGGCAGCCGGTCTGGCAGGCGGCGGAATGA
- a CDS encoding tetratricopeptide repeat protein, with the protein MALIKTIAGAGLLALAFAAPAHAQDASGTLAAETLAEGRQADAIRALERERAAAPGDAAVLINLGIAYAQAGDEARAKDLFEAALTSDDVILLKTAAGDETDSRRLARKALRMLRDGEFRPAGRESLTLRD; encoded by the coding sequence ATGGCCCTCATCAAGACCATCGCCGGGGCAGGGCTTCTCGCCCTCGCTTTCGCCGCGCCCGCCCATGCACAGGATGCAAGCGGGACGCTCGCTGCCGAAACCCTCGCCGAAGGGCGCCAGGCCGATGCGATTCGCGCGCTCGAACGCGAACGCGCCGCCGCGCCGGGCGATGCCGCGGTGCTGATCAATCTCGGCATCGCCTATGCCCAGGCGGGCGACGAGGCGCGCGCGAAGGATCTTTTCGAAGCCGCTCTGACCAGCGACGACGTGATCCTGCTCAAGACCGCGGCGGGCGACGAAACCGATTCGCGCCGCCTCGCGCGCAAGGCGCTCAGGATGCTGCGCGACGGCGAATTCCGCCCGGCGGGCAGGGAGTCGCTCACTTTGCGCGATTGA
- a CDS encoding TonB-dependent receptor, which produces MSTGTRLAGLLLLTTSLTFPSLLHAQETGQASEDELTDDVQGVEEEEDFDQPEISVPGGGIIVTGRRTRNPERASTQVLNVLSEEDIARTGEGDIAGALGRVTGLSVVGDGRVFVRGLGDRYSLALLNGLPLPSPEPLSRVVPLDIFPTNVVASSLVQKTYSANYPGEFGGGVINLTTKAVPVDDFLNVSIGMSGDTETTFVNGLTYFGSNWDSFGFDNGNRDIPSNLQAFFDSGERIGTVPVSVQEGIAGQLMPLNLVTLQRVNDQRPNFSGSITGGASFELGGDTYLGVIATASIKNSLRNRQVLSQQGSSDLSELFAQTETFITDENVLVNGLLGIGLDVGEHTVRWTNLYIRDTLKTARLAEGFDIFPGVTGFDFQNQQTAWFERQLMDSQIVAELDFDRLDIDLRGGYARTDREAPFNTTVSYTRTNLPGNPFGDLFVAYFNQLSDAGISTVAFDDLKEENYFGGIDLSYEVMDTLDLTVGYAYNDTDRRSSSREFRPFISPDVTNPDLASLDEIAAVAVGLRRPGDIINGATLAGFDVTLTEATPFPVFDAALEVHAGYGLARWLATDTLTIEAGVRYEDAVQVVELDQSIFNTPIAGATATNIANDYFLPSATITWEAIPDLQLRLSASQTIARPQFRELVEQTYFDPESNRRFRGNPFLQDSELLNLEGRAEYYLGGPNRVSLAGFYKEIDNPIENYLINASGQILTSFANAPAAELYGAEIDLVYGIDLYDLGGSFFETKQLLILANYTYTQSSISVAQGDIAPIPGNPTQNAFNLFDDGAPLVGQSDHIANVSIGLEDTEKTQQATFLFNYASERVTLRGGPLPDVVEDPGLTVDFVARSEVGIGGLPLELSFEVRNIFGRDNFEFQELNGNRIEINTFDVGTRFALGVTAKF; this is translated from the coding sequence ATGTCGACCGGCACGCGCCTGGCAGGGCTGCTGCTTCTCACCACGTCGCTCACCTTTCCCTCGCTGCTTCACGCGCAGGAAACCGGCCAGGCGAGCGAGGACGAACTGACGGACGACGTTCAGGGCGTCGAGGAAGAGGAAGACTTCGACCAGCCCGAGATCTCCGTTCCGGGCGGCGGCATCATCGTCACCGGGCGGCGCACCCGCAATCCCGAGCGCGCCTCGACCCAGGTTCTCAACGTCCTGTCCGAAGAGGATATCGCGCGCACCGGCGAAGGCGACATCGCGGGCGCCCTCGGCCGCGTCACCGGCCTGTCGGTGGTGGGCGACGGCCGCGTCTTCGTGCGTGGCCTGGGCGATCGCTACTCGCTCGCGCTTTTGAACGGCCTGCCCCTGCCCAGCCCCGAACCCTTGAGCCGCGTCGTGCCGCTCGACATCTTCCCGACCAACGTGGTCGCCTCGAGCCTCGTGCAGAAGACCTATTCGGCGAACTATCCCGGCGAATTCGGCGGCGGCGTGATCAACCTCACGACCAAGGCCGTGCCGGTCGACGACTTCCTCAACGTCTCGATCGGGATGAGCGGGGACACCGAGACGACCTTCGTCAACGGCCTGACCTATTTCGGCTCGAACTGGGACTCGTTCGGCTTCGACAACGGCAACCGGGACATTCCGTCCAACCTGCAAGCCTTCTTCGACAGCGGCGAGCGGATCGGGACCGTGCCCGTGTCGGTACAGGAAGGCATTGCCGGGCAGCTCATGCCGCTCAATCTCGTCACCCTCCAGCGGGTCAATGACCAGCGCCCCAATTTCTCCGGCTCGATCACCGGCGGGGCCTCGTTCGAACTGGGCGGCGACACCTATCTCGGCGTGATCGCGACCGCTTCGATCAAGAACAGCCTGCGCAACCGCCAGGTCCTCTCCCAGCAGGGCAGCAGCGACCTGTCGGAACTCTTCGCCCAGACCGAGACCTTCATCACCGACGAGAACGTGCTGGTGAACGGCCTGCTCGGCATCGGGCTCGACGTCGGCGAGCACACCGTGCGCTGGACCAATCTCTATATCCGCGACACGCTCAAGACCGCGCGCCTTGCCGAAGGCTTCGACATCTTCCCGGGCGTCACCGGCTTCGACTTCCAGAACCAGCAGACCGCCTGGTTCGAACGCCAGCTGATGGACAGCCAGATCGTCGCCGAGCTCGATTTCGACCGGCTCGACATCGACCTGCGCGGCGGATACGCCCGCACCGACCGCGAGGCGCCGTTCAACACGACCGTCAGCTACACCCGCACCAACCTGCCGGGGAACCCGTTCGGCGACCTGTTCGTCGCCTATTTCAACCAGCTGTCCGATGCCGGCATCAGCACGGTCGCCTTCGACGATCTCAAGGAAGAGAATTATTTCGGCGGCATCGACCTCTCCTACGAGGTGATGGACACGCTCGATCTGACCGTCGGCTATGCCTACAACGACACCGACCGGCGGTCCTCGAGCCGCGAGTTCCGCCCCTTCATCTCGCCCGACGTGACCAATCCCGACCTCGCCTCTCTTGACGAGATCGCCGCGGTCGCGGTCGGCCTGCGCCGTCCGGGCGACATCATCAACGGCGCGACCCTTGCAGGCTTCGACGTCACGCTGACCGAGGCGACGCCCTTCCCCGTGTTCGACGCCGCTCTCGAAGTGCACGCGGGCTACGGCCTTGCCCGCTGGCTCGCAACCGACACGCTGACGATCGAGGCGGGCGTGCGTTACGAGGACGCGGTGCAGGTGGTCGAGCTCGACCAGTCGATCTTCAACACGCCGATCGCGGGCGCGACGGCGACCAACATCGCCAACGACTATTTCCTCCCCTCGGCGACGATCACCTGGGAAGCGATCCCCGACCTGCAGCTGCGCCTGTCGGCCTCGCAGACCATCGCCCGCCCGCAGTTCCGCGAGCTGGTCGAGCAGACCTATTTCGATCCGGAATCGAACCGCCGTTTCCGCGGCAACCCCTTCCTGCAGGACAGCGAGCTTCTCAACCTCGAAGGCCGCGCCGAATATTACCTCGGCGGGCCGAACCGGGTCAGCCTCGCAGGGTTCTACAAGGAAATCGACAACCCGATCGAGAACTACCTCATCAACGCCTCGGGCCAGATCCTCACCAGCTTCGCCAACGCCCCGGCGGCGGAGCTGTATGGCGCGGAGATCGATCTCGTCTACGGGATCGACCTCTATGACCTCGGCGGCAGTTTCTTCGAGACGAAGCAGCTGCTGATCCTCGCCAACTACACCTACACGCAGTCGTCGATTTCGGTGGCGCAGGGCGACATCGCCCCGATCCCCGGCAACCCGACCCAGAACGCGTTCAACCTGTTCGACGACGGCGCACCGCTGGTGGGCCAGTCGGACCACATCGCGAACGTTTCCATCGGGCTCGAGGACACGGAAAAGACCCAGCAGGCGACTTTCCTGTTCAACTACGCGAGCGAGCGCGTGACCCTGCGCGGCGGACCGCTTCCCGACGTGGTCGAGGATCCCGGCCTGACGGTCGATTTCGTCGCCCGCAGCGAAGTCGGCATCGGCGGCCTTCCGCTGGAGCTGAGCTTCGAGGTCCGCAACATCTTCGGGCGCGACAATTTCGAATTCCAGGAGCTCAACGGCAACCGGATCGAGATCAACACCTTCGACGTCGGAACCCGCTTCGCCCTGGGCGTGACCGCGAAGTTCTGA
- a CDS encoding TrbC/VirB2 family protein, whose translation MLALASQPAFAQDQAARSESPITDALLWMQGLLLGPIATSLAVMAVAGVGFMMLTGRMNWRYGGTVIIGVFIIFGAPRLVNSIGAF comes from the coding sequence ATGCTCGCGCTGGCCTCGCAGCCTGCCTTCGCGCAAGACCAGGCCGCGCGCTCGGAAAGCCCGATCACCGACGCGCTGCTATGGATGCAGGGCCTGCTGCTCGGCCCCATCGCGACGAGCCTTGCGGTGATGGCGGTGGCGGGCGTCGGCTTCATGATGCTCACGGGCCGGATGAACTGGCGCTATGGCGGCACGGTCATCATCGGCGTGTTCATCATCTTCGGCGCGCCGCGCCTCGTGAACTCGATCGGGGCGTTCTGA
- a CDS encoding TrbG/VirB9 family P-type conjugative transfer protein, with translation MKRAFPLALALASLAVPAAAQDSAEADPRLVTLVYDDAQVYTIRGRVKVQTTIKFREDERIENVAIGDSKAWQVQPNKAQSILFVKPLEPSAATNLTVVTSKRTYLFDLVASPRNQPLYVMQFSYPEAEKAEREARLAAAAADKAREEANALEMAAASDPYAVIDPARLNFEWAGEGDRELLPARAYDDGEAVFLTWPAGTPIPAILVTNERGEVGAVNFTVRGDTVVLDDVPGQIVLRSGDDSATLTNLGPARPRSADAGQAGRRGS, from the coding sequence ATGAAGCGCGCATTTCCCCTTGCGCTCGCGCTTGCCAGCCTCGCCGTTCCCGCCGCCGCGCAGGACTCCGCCGAGGCGGATCCCCGCCTCGTCACGCTCGTCTATGACGACGCGCAGGTCTACACGATCCGCGGGCGGGTGAAGGTCCAGACCACGATCAAGTTCCGCGAGGACGAGCGGATCGAGAACGTCGCGATCGGCGACTCGAAGGCGTGGCAGGTTCAGCCGAACAAGGCGCAGTCGATCCTGTTCGTCAAACCGCTCGAGCCGAGCGCGGCGACCAATCTCACCGTGGTGACGAGCAAGCGGACCTATCTCTTCGATCTCGTCGCTTCCCCGCGCAACCAGCCGCTTTACGTGATGCAGTTCTCCTACCCCGAGGCCGAAAAGGCCGAGCGCGAGGCGCGCCTTGCCGCCGCCGCTGCCGACAAGGCGCGCGAGGAGGCGAACGCGCTCGAAATGGCCGCGGCGAGCGATCCTTACGCGGTGATCGACCCGGCGCGGCTCAATTTCGAATGGGCGGGCGAGGGCGACAGGGAATTGCTGCCCGCGCGCGCCTATGACGATGGCGAGGCCGTGTTCCTGACATGGCCCGCGGGCACGCCGATCCCGGCGATCCTCGTCACCAACGAGCGCGGCGAGGTCGGGGCGGTCAATTTCACCGTGCGCGGCGATACTGTGGTGCTCGATGACGTGCCGGGGCAGATCGTCCTGCGTTCGGGCGACGACAGCGCGACGCTCACCAATCTCGGCCCGGCTCGCCCGCGCAGCGCGGATGCCGGGCAGGCCGGACGGAGGGGCTCGTGA
- a CDS encoding VirB3 family type IV secretion system protein: MSQLSRHPVHRTLTRPQMFAGVTLNFFIINMMVTTIAFLVLDSWWIIPIPFVMHAIGYFASLREPRIFDLWITKVSKCPRVPNYKRWGCNSYAP, encoded by the coding sequence ATGAGCCAGCTTTCCCGCCATCCCGTCCACCGGACCCTGACGCGGCCGCAGATGTTCGCGGGCGTGACGCTGAACTTCTTCATCATCAACATGATGGTGACGACGATCGCGTTCCTGGTGCTCGATTCCTGGTGGATCATCCCCATCCCCTTCGTCATGCACGCGATCGGCTATTTTGCGTCCCTGCGCGAACCGCGTATCTTCGATCTGTGGATCACCAAGGTCTCGAAATGCCCGCGCGTGCCCAATTACAAGCGCTGGGGCTGCAACAGCTACGCCCCGTGA
- a CDS encoding type IV secretion system protein, which produces MTTSCDLVAQDMGAGVAAALTAVDCIASQVSEQAFGRLFGDEGQMRFVLVSLLVFYIAFFGISLMLGRSNLSVRALVPKILTVGLVLTFATSFVAFSTFFYNVFVLGPDWVAGVLTGTKGSATATFAQKLDVVFLAVQEASTGQSDINAFSPPGMMWLGAMLLLLGTVGLLVTARIGLALLLAVGPIFVVLALFSGTRGLFTGWLKGMTMLALAPLFAVLGGTIMLEIAVPILAALVATPGQIDQQAAMAFFLVGAVHVALMFMALKVTTTMVSGWQVFGLAGSDNAGRGIDTTRSSAYAAPAAASAGAARPAPAPAASSAPRRVDVAGIRTVAPANDYGGGAGGESVRETRVYATSSSGGQAGEGTPAASRTRGIGNRFRPASNRPAKAAAATKTETSR; this is translated from the coding sequence ATGACGACCTCCTGCGATCTCGTCGCCCAGGACATGGGCGCAGGCGTCGCCGCGGCGCTGACCGCGGTGGACTGCATCGCCAGCCAAGTCAGCGAGCAGGCGTTCGGCCGCCTGTTCGGCGATGAAGGGCAGATGCGTTTCGTCCTCGTCTCGCTGCTCGTGTTCTACATCGCCTTCTTCGGCATTTCGCTGATGCTGGGGCGGTCGAACCTGTCGGTGCGCGCGCTCGTGCCGAAGATCCTGACCGTGGGGCTCGTCCTCACCTTCGCGACCAGTTTCGTCGCCTTTTCGACCTTCTTCTACAATGTCTTCGTGCTCGGCCCGGACTGGGTCGCGGGCGTGCTGACGGGGACCAAGGGTTCGGCCACGGCGACGTTCGCGCAGAAGCTCGATGTCGTCTTCCTCGCGGTGCAGGAAGCCTCGACCGGGCAGAGCGACATCAACGCCTTTTCCCCGCCGGGCATGATGTGGCTCGGCGCGATGCTGTTGCTGCTCGGCACGGTGGGCCTGCTGGTGACGGCGCGGATCGGCCTCGCGCTGCTGCTGGCGGTCGGGCCGATTTTCGTGGTGCTGGCGCTGTTTTCGGGCACGCGCGGGCTGTTCACCGGCTGGCTCAAGGGGATGACGATGCTCGCGCTCGCGCCGCTGTTTGCGGTGCTGGGCGGCACGATCATGCTCGAGATCGCCGTGCCGATCCTCGCCGCGCTGGTGGCGACGCCGGGCCAGATCGACCAGCAGGCGGCGATGGCCTTCTTCCTCGTCGGCGCGGTCCACGTGGCGCTGATGTTCATGGCGCTGAAGGTGACGACGACGATGGTTTCGGGCTGGCAGGTGTTCGGCCTTGCTGGAAGCGATAACGCGGGCCGGGGGATCGATACGACGCGCTCCTCCGCCTACGCCGCGCCCGCTGCGGCGAGCGCGGGAGCGGCGCGTCCGGCCCCGGCGCCCGCCGCGAGTTCCGCCCCGCGCCGGGTCGACGTCGCGGGTATCCGCACGGTCGCTCCGGCGAACGACTACGGCGGCGGCGCGGGCGGCGAGAGCGTCCGCGAGACGCGCGTCTATGCGACCTCTTCATCCGGCGGTCAGGCGGGCGAGGGCACACCCGCCGCTTCGCGCACGCGGGGCATCGGCAACCGCTTCCGGCCTGCCTCGAACCGCCCCGCGAAGGCCGCCGCCGCAACCAAGACGGAGACTTCCCGATGA
- a CDS encoding lytic transglycosylase domain-containing protein yields MIDKGAGLEGPSMILARASRLGLWTAFTAAFAFGTVAAKADVMEVDADGARWVAGGASVSDSVLVGGGEELAAVYASSDPADPLVIPDGALPESLPEAAVADPAAHAAAIPPAYAAKVHELARRFDLSPALLEAVVWQESRWRADAVSPAGARGLAQLMPGTAAYLRVDPDDPHANLEGGARYLREQLDRFDGDLEKALAAYNAGPGRVERAGGIPNIRETQRYVAAIMGRLASHSRPAAE; encoded by the coding sequence ATGATCGACAAGGGGGCGGGATTGGAGGGTCCCTCGATGATTCTCGCACGTGCGAGCAGACTTGGCCTTTGGACCGCTTTCACCGCCGCCTTCGCTTTCGGCACGGTCGCGGCGAAGGCCGACGTGATGGAAGTCGATGCGGACGGCGCCCGCTGGGTCGCCGGGGGCGCGAGCGTTTCCGATTCGGTCCTCGTCGGCGGCGGCGAGGAACTGGCCGCCGTCTACGCCTCGTCCGATCCGGCCGACCCGCTGGTCATTCCTGACGGCGCGCTTCCCGAGAGCCTGCCCGAGGCCGCGGTCGCCGACCCCGCTGCCCACGCCGCCGCGATCCCGCCCGCCTATGCCGCCAAGGTCCACGAACTCGCCCGCCGCTTCGACCTTTCGCCCGCCCTGCTCGAAGCGGTGGTGTGGCAGGAAAGCCGCTGGCGCGCCGATGCCGTTTCGCCCGCGGGCGCGCGCGGGCTCGCGCAATTGATGCCGGGCACGGCCGCTTACCTGCGGGTCGACCCGGACGACCCCCACGCCAATCTCGAGGGCGGGGCGCGCTACCTGCGCGAACAGCTCGACCGTTTCGACGGCGACCTCGAAAAGGCGCTCGCCGCCTATAATGCCGGGCCCGGACGGGTCGAGCGGGCGGGCGGCATCCCGAACATCCGCGAGACGCAGCGCTATGTCGCCGCGATCATGGGCCGCCTCGCCAGCCATTCCCGCCCCGCCGCCGAATAG
- a CDS encoding TrbI/VirB10 family protein produces the protein MRLAMRLPPKKGDGATGAGDPREQESAEVIDLASRSAFPGVADRKAKTDGLGLAAGGLIVLALGATTFWAMNAPETPAPEPIGNPQVAPPQAAAPAPVEAPAPAPATAQPLPDPAPAPILARDPGAEPANAVNPYASPTMVYDASTAADSVRVAEPAGAAAAGTAPATGATGASGSAAEFASRIGGVGGAPAQARAMVNPTTTVTEGTMIPAVLETAINTDVPGYVRAVVSQDVKSFDGKKVLIPRSSRLIGQYQSGVQQGQKRAYVIWTRLIRPDGASVNIASPAVAFDGTTGLPGDVDTHFLKRFGSGLLLSVVGGLSAVATGGVGGVIIAGGAQNAASSAVQADGQVSPTIRVRAGEPIRVFAARDLDFSTVTD, from the coding sequence ATGCGTCTTGCCATGCGACTGCCGCCGAAGAAGGGCGATGGAGCGACCGGAGCGGGCGACCCGCGCGAGCAGGAAAGCGCCGAGGTCATCGACCTTGCGAGCCGCAGCGCCTTTCCCGGCGTCGCCGACCGCAAAGCCAAGACCGACGGGCTCGGCCTTGCCGCGGGCGGGCTGATCGTGCTGGCGCTTGGGGCGACGACCTTCTGGGCGATGAACGCGCCGGAAACGCCTGCGCCCGAGCCTATCGGCAACCCGCAGGTCGCCCCGCCGCAGGCCGCCGCGCCCGCTCCGGTCGAAGCGCCCGCGCCCGCGCCTGCGACCGCGCAGCCGCTCCCCGACCCCGCGCCCGCGCCGATCCTCGCGCGCGATCCGGGGGCGGAGCCGGCCAATGCGGTGAACCCCTATGCCAGCCCCACGATGGTCTATGATGCGTCCACCGCCGCCGATTCCGTGCGCGTGGCGGAACCTGCCGGGGCGGCTGCTGCCGGGACCGCGCCCGCGACCGGCGCGACCGGCGCGAGCGGATCGGCCGCCGAATTCGCCAGCCGCATCGGCGGCGTCGGCGGCGCTCCGGCGCAGGCCCGCGCGATGGTCAACCCGACCACGACGGTGACCGAGGGAACGATGATCCCCGCCGTGCTGGAGACCGCGATCAACACCGACGTGCCCGGCTATGTCCGCGCCGTGGTGAGCCAAGACGTCAAGAGCTTCGACGGCAAGAAGGTGCTGATCCCGCGCTCCTCGCGCCTGATCGGCCAGTACCAGTCGGGCGTCCAGCAGGGGCAGAAGCGCGCCTATGTCATCTGGACCCGCCTGATCCGCCCGGACGGTGCCTCGGTCAACATCGCCAGCCCCGCGGTCGCCTTCGACGGGACGACGGGCCTTCCCGGCGATGTCGACACGCATTTCCTCAAGCGGTTCGGCTCGGGCCTGCTGCTGTCGGTGGTCGGCGGGCTGAGCGCGGTCGCGACCGGCGGCGTGGGCGGCGTCATCATCGCGGGCGGCGCGCAGAACGCGGCGAGCAGCGCGGTGCAGGCCGATGGGCAGGTCTCGCCCACCATCCGCGTGCGCGCGGGCGAGCCGATCCGCGTCTTCGCCGCGCGCGATCTCGATTTCAGCACGGTCACCGACTGA